A window of the Bacillus sp. A301a_S52 genome harbors these coding sequences:
- the copZ gene encoding copper chaperone CopZ, giving the protein MKTEKITIEGMSCNHCKEAVEGALNKVNGVTHAEVNLSNNSVTVSFDENNVSVATLKDEIEEQGYDVV; this is encoded by the coding sequence ATGAAAACAGAAAAAATAACGATTGAAGGAATGTCCTGCAACCATTGTAAAGAAGCTGTGGAAGGTGCGTTAAACAAGGTTAATGGTGTAACACATGCAGAAGTTAATTTGAGTAATAATTCTGTAACAGTATCTTTTGATGAAAATAATGTTAGTGTTGCGACTTTAAAAGATGAGATTGAAGAGCAAGGGTATGACGTTGTCTAA
- a CDS encoding NAD(P)-dependent oxidoreductase: protein MSIYSKLLEREKGNEPIKVGIIGAGQMGFGLIAQISRVSGMVVTGICDVNIENVSKSRDFYQSRENRLVKTLTSQDYREVIHSPNVEIIVDATGVPEVGANIALETLKAKKHLVLLNVEVDITVGSIMNDLFDSAGLVYTGSAGDEPAAIVELYEFAKLMGLEVVVAGKGKNNPLVPLANPDTCAKEAKQKNMSAHMLAAFQDGTKTMAEMNLLSNAIGLIPDKVGMHGVEADLTNVADKLTLKEQGGVLNGLGVVDYVNGLAPGVFVIVKSELKPVDEELRYLLKVHKSHGDHYTLYRPYHLASLETPVTIAKAVLEQEQSIHPLGAPISETVAVAKRPIKPGEKIDGIGGYSVRGVLETHKDMKLNKHIPIGLISGEVIAKKTINEGEFLTEDKVELDVSTTVWKLRMLQDKLFS, encoded by the coding sequence ATGTCGATTTATAGCAAATTGTTGGAAAGAGAAAAAGGGAATGAGCCAATTAAAGTAGGTATTATTGGTGCAGGACAGATGGGGTTTGGTTTAATTGCACAAATATCCCGTGTCTCTGGAATGGTTGTAACGGGAATTTGTGATGTCAATATTGAAAACGTTAGCAAATCAAGAGATTTCTATCAATCTCGAGAAAATAGACTTGTAAAAACATTGACATCTCAAGATTACAGGGAGGTCATTCACTCCCCTAATGTGGAGATTATTGTTGATGCCACAGGGGTTCCAGAAGTGGGAGCTAATATAGCATTAGAAACTCTAAAAGCTAAGAAGCACCTCGTCCTATTAAATGTTGAGGTGGATATTACGGTTGGTTCGATCATGAATGATTTATTTGATTCAGCCGGCCTAGTATATACTGGTTCAGCTGGTGATGAACCAGCGGCAATTGTAGAGTTGTATGAATTTGCTAAACTGATGGGACTAGAAGTGGTTGTGGCAGGTAAAGGAAAAAATAACCCATTGGTCCCACTGGCAAATCCTGATACGTGCGCTAAAGAAGCGAAGCAAAAGAATATGAGTGCACATATGTTAGCAGCCTTTCAAGATGGTACAAAAACAATGGCTGAAATGAATTTGTTAAGTAATGCAATTGGCTTAATTCCTGATAAAGTTGGGATGCACGGTGTAGAAGCAGATCTTACAAATGTTGCTGATAAGCTAACTCTTAAAGAACAGGGGGGAGTGTTAAATGGTTTAGGAGTAGTGGATTATGTTAATGGACTAGCTCCTGGTGTGTTTGTGATTGTAAAAAGTGAATTGAAGCCTGTTGATGAGGAATTGCGATACTTATTGAAAGTTCATAAGTCACATGGTGATCACTATACGCTTTACAGACCGTATCACTTAGCAAGTTTGGAAACACCAGTAACTATTGCGAAAGCGGTTTTAGAACAAGAACAGTCGATCCATCCATTAGGTGCACCCATTTCAGAAACGGTTGCAGTGGCTAAAAGACCAATTAAACCAGGGGAAAAAATTGATGGTATTGGCGGCTATTCTGTTAGAGGGGTACTTGAAACTCATAAAGATATGAAATTAAATAAGCACATTCCTATAGGATTGATTAGTGGAGAAGTTATTGCTAAAAAAACAATTAACGAGGGTGAGTTTCTAACAGAAGATAAGGTTGAGCTTGATGTTTCAACAACTGTCTGGAAATTACGTATGTTGCAGGACAAATTATTTTCTTAA
- a CDS encoding NUDIX domain-containing protein yields the protein MNRKDYYYDSTAPVPNSLVPAVSGIIIKENAILLQQRVDNGKWSLPGGQQEPGESIEAALKREVKEETGLNVKVTRLIGVYSDPNHVIAYADGEVRQQFSICMLCQAIDGKLKSSSESLEVKYIHLSNLETLNIHPTQKIRIQDALSQRTEAFLR from the coding sequence ATGAATAGAAAAGATTATTATTACGATTCTACAGCTCCTGTGCCCAATTCACTGGTACCAGCTGTAAGCGGTATTATTATTAAAGAGAATGCTATCTTATTGCAGCAACGAGTTGATAATGGGAAATGGTCACTACCTGGTGGACAGCAAGAACCTGGAGAATCTATTGAGGCTGCTCTCAAAAGAGAAGTGAAAGAAGAAACAGGTCTAAATGTCAAAGTTACTCGGTTAATAGGGGTTTATAGTGATCCAAATCATGTTATTGCTTACGCAGATGGGGAAGTTCGCCAGCAGTTTTCTATATGTATGTTGTGTCAAGCAATTGATGGGAAATTGAAAAGCAGTAGTGAATCACTAGAGGTTAAATATATTCATCTGTCTAATTTAGAAACACTCAATATTCACCCTACACAAAAAATTCGTATACAAGATGCGCTAAGCCAAAGAACAGAAGCTTTTTTAAGATGA
- a CDS encoding metal-sensing transcriptional repressor, whose protein sequence is MDEKLTIPLKQENTTVKMRSDEDKKQLNQRLKRIEGQVRGIQKMIEEDRYCVDILVQVSAVNAALKKVGYNLLEDHTRGCVTNAVRHGDGDETIDELMKVIQQFTKS, encoded by the coding sequence ATGGACGAAAAATTAACAATACCTCTTAAGCAGGAAAATACGACTGTAAAAATGCGGTCTGATGAGGACAAAAAACAGCTTAACCAACGTTTAAAGCGTATTGAAGGTCAAGTGAGAGGCATTCAGAAGATGATTGAAGAAGACCGTTATTGTGTTGACATCCTCGTACAAGTATCCGCTGTAAATGCGGCGCTAAAAAAAGTAGGCTACAATCTATTAGAAGACCATACACGTGGGTGTGTGACAAACGCTGTCAGACATGGGGATGGTGATGAAACAATAGACGAGCTTATGAAAGTGATTCAGCAATTTACCAAATCTTAA
- a CDS encoding transcriptional regulator GutM — protein MGLITLACGLLLMQSFLTFIQVRYYRKSVERFFKKYNTKKDVHLFTGQARRKFGAGSIVMLVVDEKYIVLDCQTMKGVSVLSKFKDIESFRGCHVGEILNDLQYEDKKRKKSAIDIALQNASENALLTISKKQMT, from the coding sequence ATGGGATTGATCACGTTAGCTTGTGGGTTATTACTTATGCAATCGTTTTTAACATTTATACAGGTGAGGTATTATAGAAAATCTGTTGAACGCTTCTTTAAAAAATATAATACGAAGAAAGATGTTCACTTATTTACAGGTCAAGCCCGTAGAAAATTTGGTGCCGGTTCAATCGTGATGTTAGTTGTTGATGAGAAATATATCGTTCTAGATTGTCAGACAATGAAGGGGGTTAGTGTATTATCAAAGTTCAAAGATATAGAAAGTTTCCGCGGATGTCACGTAGGAGAAATTCTAAACGATTTACAATATGAAGACAAAAAACGGAAAAAATCAGCGATCGATATTGCTCTACAAAATGCAAGTGAAAATGCCTTACTAACCATTTCAAAGAAACAAATGACATGA
- a CDS encoding cytochrome c biogenesis protein CcdC yields MYPVLFSILAVCMALFAFFVRMKAMQKPASVKKILIPPIAMSTGFMMFLYPPVREITLFEVGEALTVGMLFSIVLIKTSAFEIRGNDIFMKRSKAFPFILFGLLAIRLIFKLIFGIYFEYEVLAGMFFILAFGMIVPWRIAMYVKFKAMEKQLQARNHTSQTELTVQT; encoded by the coding sequence ATGTATCCAGTTTTGTTCTCAATATTGGCTGTTTGTATGGCATTATTTGCTTTTTTTGTTAGAATGAAAGCAATGCAAAAGCCTGCGTCTGTTAAGAAAATACTTATTCCACCTATTGCTATGTCCACGGGTTTTATGATGTTTCTTTATCCACCAGTCAGGGAAATTACCTTATTTGAAGTGGGAGAAGCACTTACTGTCGGCATGTTATTTTCAATCGTCTTGATTAAAACATCTGCGTTTGAGATTCGCGGTAATGATATTTTTATGAAACGTTCAAAAGCGTTCCCATTCATTTTGTTTGGCCTTTTAGCTATTAGACTTATTTTCAAATTAATTTTTGGTATTTATTTTGAGTATGAAGTGCTGGCTGGGATGTTTTTTATTCTAGCTTTTGGTATGATAGTGCCTTGGCGGATCGCAATGTATGTGAAATTCAAAGCCATGGAAAAGCAGCTTCAGGCACGCAATCACACGAGCCAAACGGAATTGACAGTCCAAACATAG
- a CDS encoding PTS glucitol/sorbitol transporter subunit IIC: MEWIEWFGEHFIGMFDAGGEQFMNLFTGIVPTLVVLLTFTYAMIKFIGEERVTKAIQFASKFMVLRYTLMPILSILLLTNPMAYTFGRFVEERQKPAFFDSLVSFLHPVTSIFPYANAGELFVYLGIANGLIQAGYGTAELAVRFFLVGIVVIFLRGVITERITYYLANKM, translated from the coding sequence ATGGAATGGATAGAATGGTTCGGTGAACATTTTATCGGAATGTTTGATGCTGGTGGAGAACAATTTATGAATTTATTTACCGGCATTGTACCTACGTTGGTCGTATTATTAACGTTTACTTACGCCATGATTAAATTCATTGGTGAAGAGAGGGTAACGAAGGCAATTCAATTTGCTTCAAAGTTTATGGTTTTAAGATATACACTTATGCCAATACTATCAATTCTTCTTCTAACAAATCCGATGGCCTATACTTTTGGACGTTTTGTAGAAGAGAGACAAAAACCTGCTTTTTTTGATTCATTAGTTTCTTTTTTGCATCCAGTAACGTCTATTTTTCCTTACGCTAATGCTGGAGAATTATTTGTATACTTGGGGATCGCAAATGGGTTGATTCAGGCAGGTTATGGAACAGCTGAATTAGCGGTTCGGTTTTTCTTAGTAGGGATAGTTGTTATCTTCCTCAGAGGGGTTATTACAGAGCGGATCACCTATTATTTAGCAAATAAAATGTAA
- a CDS encoding DUF2621 domain-containing protein, giving the protein MLNDIFMIFIILWSILVFVFVAIGGYFMFRKFLKKMPKEDGKSILDWQDYYINETLHLWSDEQKKFLNELVEPVPEIFRDVAKGKIAGKIGELALESDAGEMSEELIIKGYILATPKRDHKFLRKKLKEKNIDATPYERYFLQSS; this is encoded by the coding sequence ATGCTCAACGATATATTTATGATTTTTATCATTTTGTGGTCCATTTTGGTTTTTGTTTTTGTGGCCATTGGGGGCTACTTTATGTTTCGTAAATTTCTAAAAAAAATGCCTAAAGAAGATGGAAAATCCATTTTGGACTGGCAAGATTATTATATTAATGAGACACTTCATTTGTGGTCTGATGAGCAAAAAAAATTTCTGAATGAGTTAGTTGAGCCTGTACCTGAAATATTTAGAGATGTAGCAAAAGGGAAAATTGCTGGTAAAATCGGTGAATTGGCGTTAGAAAGTGATGCTGGAGAAATGAGTGAGGAATTAATTATTAAAGGGTATATTTTAGCCACTCCAAAAAGAGATCATAAATTTCTTCGCAAAAAACTTAAGGAAAAAAACATTGATGCAACCCCTTATGAAAGGTATTTTCTCCAATCATCTTAA